From Candidatus Binatia bacterium, the proteins below share one genomic window:
- a CDS encoding S9 family peptidase — MRLLVPSIVAILGLAGPAAAQEAYYHKPIPEVEKVLQAPPFPAVWLSPARDALLIAERPGSPPLADLAAPKVKLAGVRVNPVTNGPHRAPYFLGLTVKSLADAPEPTDGKRRHGERANVGEGRRVTLPDSIRIGSPLWSADGKRVAFTNTAKDSLELWVLDVAQATARRIPRVHLNAALGWSYLWMPDQRTLLVKLVDPDRGPPPRLPPVPTGPDVQEGSGQHGIGSTYERRDVLETAHDEDLFDYYGSSALAFVDVLSGTVTRFGKADLFGSIQPSPDGEHFIVERIHRPYSHLHAWWRFPREVEIWDRHAQVERRLASLALADQVPPEGVPTGPRFYSWRPTAPATLFYVEALDQGDPDVKVPHRDRLLAWAAPFSGEASELLRLKERFDGIAWTDSSGIALVQEFDRERRWETTYQVDLSAPGATTRVIWDLSVNEKYMAPGDPLFRPLANGFSVIDRDGASIYLAGAGATPSGDRPFLDRFDLKTLRTERLFRCDKDVYESFLGWAGPGRSRFFTRRESPKEPPNTFVRTLEAPVVGAGATAAGAASRTSGPASTAAGAAPTGAGEATWTSTLAPVTHFLDPTPELRGITKRI, encoded by the coding sequence ATGCGCCTCCTCGTCCCGTCCATCGTTGCCATCCTCGGCCTCGCCGGTCCCGCAGCGGCGCAAGAGGCCTACTACCACAAGCCGATCCCCGAAGTGGAGAAGGTGCTCCAGGCGCCGCCCTTTCCGGCGGTCTGGCTGAGCCCCGCGCGCGACGCGCTCCTGATCGCCGAGCGTCCCGGATCCCCGCCGCTCGCCGATCTTGCCGCGCCCAAGGTGAAGCTGGCGGGCGTGCGGGTGAATCCCGTCACCAACGGTCCCCACCGCGCGCCCTATTTCCTGGGGCTCACGGTGAAGTCCCTGGCAGACGCTCCCGAACCCACGGACGGGAAGCGCCGCCACGGCGAGCGCGCTAACGTTGGCGAAGGGCGTCGCGTGACGCTCCCCGACAGCATCCGGATCGGCAGCCCGCTCTGGAGCGCCGATGGCAAGCGCGTCGCCTTCACGAACACCGCCAAGGACAGCCTGGAGCTCTGGGTGCTCGACGTCGCCCAGGCCACGGCGCGAAGGATTCCGCGCGTCCATCTGAATGCCGCGCTCGGATGGTCCTATCTCTGGATGCCGGACCAGCGGACGCTTCTCGTGAAGCTGGTGGACCCCGATCGCGGCCCGCCTCCGCGCCTGCCGCCGGTTCCGACCGGCCCCGACGTGCAGGAGGGCTCGGGCCAGCACGGCATCGGAAGCACCTACGAGCGGCGCGACGTCCTCGAGACCGCCCACGACGAGGACCTGTTCGACTACTACGGGTCCTCGGCGCTCGCCTTCGTGGACGTCCTGAGCGGAACGGTCACGCGGTTCGGAAAGGCCGATCTCTTCGGATCGATCCAGCCCTCACCGGACGGCGAGCACTTCATCGTGGAACGGATCCACCGGCCCTACTCCCACCTCCACGCCTGGTGGCGCTTTCCGCGGGAGGTGGAGATCTGGGACCGCCACGCGCAGGTTGAGCGGCGTCTCGCGAGCTTGGCGCTCGCCGACCAGGTTCCTCCGGAGGGAGTGCCCACCGGGCCGCGCTTCTACTCCTGGCGTCCCACGGCTCCGGCGACGCTCTTCTACGTCGAGGCGCTGGATCAGGGCGATCCCGATGTGAAGGTGCCGCATCGGGACCGGCTCCTGGCGTGGGCCGCGCCCTTCTCGGGGGAGGCGTCGGAGCTCCTGCGGCTGAAGGAGCGCTTCGACGGCATCGCATGGACCGACTCGTCGGGAATCGCGCTGGTCCAGGAATTCGACCGCGAGCGCCGCTGGGAGACGACGTATCAGGTGGACCTGAGCGCCCCCGGCGCGACGACGCGCGTGATCTGGGACCTGAGCGTGAACGAGAAGTACATGGCGCCCGGCGACCCCCTGTTCCGGCCGCTCGCGAACGGCTTCTCGGTGATCGATCGCGACGGGGCATCGATCTATCTCGCCGGAGCCGGCGCGACGCCTTCCGGAGATCGCCCGTTCCTGGATCGATTCGATCTCAAGACGTTGAGGACCGAGCGGCTCTTCCGCTGCGACAAGGACGTCTACGAATCGTTCCTGGGCTGGGCCGGTCCGGGGCGCTCGCGGTTCTTCACGCGGCGCGAGAGCCCGAAGGAGCCGCCGAACACGTTCGTCCGCACGCTGGAGGCCCCGGTGGTCGGCGCGGGCGCGACCGCGGCAGGTGCTGCTTCCAGGACATCCGGCCCAGCTTCGACCGCGGCCGGCGCGGCTCCGACTGGAGCCGGAGAGGCGACGTGGACCTCAACTCTGGCCCCGGTTACACATTTCCTGGACCCAACGCCCGAGCTTCGCGGCATCACGAAGCGCATC